ATTGCACCTCAGCTCTTTAGGGATGCAGATGTGATTTTGACATGTCCAGTCAGAGTCCAGGCAGCCCTCTGTGACTGGACAGTTCTCCTCATCGGAGCCAGTGGGACACTGCTTTTGTCCATCGCAGCGGGCCGACGCTTTAACACAGCCAACAGAGTCCACACAAGCAAACTGACCTGGCGGACAATCAGAGCCTCGGAGTCctgaaggaaagaaaacaaaaacattaaaaggtTCCATTTATTTACCCCTGAACCAACAACCTACACTTGCAGctcaggggagaaaaaaaaatgtcctttgCCTTTTGTGCTTCatttaaaagttgttttgtTCAACATCACTTAAAGAGTCTCAAactacaggaaaacaaaaatagatAATACTGTAATGTGTAAAGTTatgagtttttttcccccccacaggtttggggggggggggggggggagcccACCAGTGCAGTCCACTTCATCTGATCCATCCAGACAATCTCCATCTCCATCACATCTCCACACAGCAGGAATACACCCGCCATCGTCACACTGCCACTGGTCATGACTGCACTCCGAGATTTGTCCTACAAAATGTGAAGAGTATGAACAAGAAATAAATGTGGTCagacaaattaaaacaataacttcCTCACTGGTTGTAATTGTATTAACAAAAAGTTGTACAATCATATGACATGTGAGTGGGAAAAGATGCAAAGCAGTCAGAAATAGATGTTTAATATTCTATTTAAAATTTCTAATTAGAAAGACGACTTTCATACGGTTAAATGAATATCAAATGAAGTACATATCAGCTCATGATTCTCGGCGTACCTTTGCATGATTTGATCTAAATAAGTACTTCAGTGCTAAATAGGATCCAATGAACGGCGACTTTCGCTTATTTTAAACGTCCTGAAACTCTAATGTTGCTAGTTTCATACTAACTTGTCTCGTTGTTACAATCATTCTGATTAGGCAAACTCCATGAAGCACAGATTATTTGAAATATAGCTCGTAACCCTGAACATCCCTCTGCCGCACACAAGCAAAACCCTGACATATAGCGAACCCTAAAATCCACCCCGCAGAAACAGGTTTGCCTATTTTTGTGAAACTGAAAGTGTCTACCCTTGGatagtcaaagaaaaaaaaatacctcTCAAAACTCTCAAATGCGccagaaaaatcaaacaaaccaaCAGGCGCCAATCCATGTCGACCTGCGCGGCTCATCGggataaacagcagcagctgagaGGAAACGCTTTTATCCGGTAGCTGCGGCGGATAGAGTCACTTCCGATCAAGTTAAAAACGAGAAATAAAATTTGATTTATTCCGCTGTGTTTAAACTTAAACTCGACGTTTTCTTAAAAAGTGCCAAATAAAACATACttacattatttttaataatagcAACCGCACCCTTGAATTAAGTTAATTTaaagttgcatttttttaaattagctgGTGATGAAGTTCTACCACCAAGTCAGGCTGATGAATTATTGCCCATTGCGAAAGGTTTTGTGGTTTTACGCACGGAAGAACAGTTAcgatgtgtgtgcatgcagtgATATTTTTGCACTGTCTTTCTAGATAATGATGTTAGTATTTCAGGCTCAACATGGTACGTGTTACTGTGTGTgcagtgcactttaaggttttcATCTGGTTGTGTTACGTGCGCGCTGttacatgaaaacatgaattaTATCCAATATGAAATTCTTTCGTTATGTCAATTAATGAAACAATTTGACAGTAGGCTACTGCTTTTCATTCGTCCAACTAATTGAAACGAATTAGTTAAAGTTTTACATAAAACTAGCTAGTTTgaataaatttgtttgatgttgTCACAATGACTTAAAGGAATAAAACGACACCTTTGAACAGTTTCACCTTTTGTTAAATGTTTTCATCAGAAGCACGGCAGCTTTGTACATGGGCTCTTTCTTCTTTTAACTGAGGTCCCGAAGCTGTTTAGTTTATGAATGGAAACGATTAGCGGGCAGTTATCACTCTGGGTGTGTTAGCTTTTAATGGCTTTAGCGTCCGATGAAAGTCGTGTGCCTTTGGAAACGCAATATTACGCAAGGAATGACTTACAGTTCCTAAAACAGTGGCCCAAATTAATTATACTGTCTTTGAACTTTCCCttgattttaattgtttttctatATGTAttgatattatattatattatattatattatattatattatattattctgATAATATGCCGGAACACACGCATTGCAGGTTTcttttaaaacagtaaattaaGGAGATCACCGGTTTGCTTCCGCATATTTTcatattgtttattaatattttgctgATTAGGCTTCCTGATATTTATTGAAAATGTTCAGTTCGTTTTATTCATTTCTGAGCACTGACATCCCTTTAAGATTAACAatacattaaaattaaatttaattaattaaaaaaataacaaacaaaaatcgtATTTATTTTGGTCTAAAATAACCTGTTATATTTTCCGCTTGTGTCCTGGACAGAAATAGGACACAAGGGGTTGCGCAGTTTGTTAATGATGTCAtacaaaaaaaagcagtttttttgATTAACTCTCTTGTTTCTCCCAATTAATCAAGGCGCAATTGTGTAGCTCATAATCTCTTTAGCTAAAAATATTATCATGCCTTTTAATCTGAGGGATCGCCAGtatacaaaacatcaatcaGAGTGGGGGACTCCACTTCAAAGAGCACTCTGTTTCGATAGCCCATAGGAGGTCCCTGTTATACCGCTTAGATCACAGGCGTCCTTCAGCCATTAGAGGCCTGACAGCTGTCTTCAAAGAACTTCAGAGAGACACGCGTGATTATAAATCCGGTTCTGGGACTACACCTGATCATTCTGGATCTGCCTACCGAAGAGACAACACGACAAATTATGAAGAGACGAGCTGTGGATTTCGCTTTTGCGCTTCTTCTTCTAGTGGATTTGGTTCAGGCTCTCGCCATCCCTAAGATGCACCCTGATAAACTGCTCCGTGGGAGGAAAGCTCGGGACGGTGGGGCCAGACACGCTGCACAGAGGCACCGCTTTAACAGTCTGCCGCACTACATGATCCATCTCTACCGGGTCATGCTGATCGAAGACCAGATCAGTACTCAGGCTGACAGCGTGCCCCACACTTGGAACGAAGAAAATCTTCACAGCTCCGATTCTGTGATCAGCCTGGTCGCTAAGAGTGAGTATTTAACATCAGGGAAATTACGAAAACGGGCTTAGGTATTTTGAAAGCCATTTGAAAGCCACGTAGCCCAACTTTTCTTTTAGAAAATATGGATGAAAAAGAATAATTTACAAACAGAAGAACTTCATAAATACATTTAGCAGCAAAATGTACTTTAGTTTGACACACTactacaaaatgtgttttttttctctattccCCTTTAATAGTTTGCATGTCTATTGTTAAATAAGTCATAGCTTTACCCTGTGGTATAAttctaaaaatgtcttttatcgTATCTGTTTCAGGCTGCCAGCAGATTGGCAGGAGATGGTCCCTCACTTTTGACATGTCCTCCATGTCTGCAAGCGACATTGTCCAGCTGGCTGAGCTTCGCATCCGCCTGCCAGCTTTTAAAGAATCTTCCAGCGCTTCAATAGACATCTACCATTCCCACAGTGAGCGGTGCATGCACTGCCCCGAGAATAGGCTGCTTCTTGGCCACCTTAGAGTTCATCCCAGTTCACTGATGTCGCCGTCCTCCTGGAAAGTGTTCAACATGACGCACATAGTCCATCGCTGGTTGCAGCATCGGGGGCATTTCGCAAAGAGGATGGGGGAAGAGAAgccagaggagagagagcaggagcATGAATTATTTCAGCACCTTACAGCTGACAGGGTCATCATGGTGGTCTTCTTAAAGCATGAAGCAAAGGACCAGCGAGTACCAATGCTCATCCGCACAGCAAAGCACTCCAAGTACGCTGGTCTGGGCAGGGAGCACGTACCCTCCAGGATGAGGAGTAGCAGAGAAAAGAGGGACCAGCAGAcccagcagcagagagaggaggGTGGGAGAGATGCTCCCAGCGACAAGGCAACACAAGAGGAGAAAAAGGATCATCTGTGCAGGAAGGTGGACATGTGGGTGGACTTTGAGAAACTCGGCTGGAGTGAGTGGATTGTCTATCCCAAACAATACAACGCTTATCGCTGCAAAGGGACCTGTCCCACACCAGTAGATGAGACCTACACCCCTACTAACCACGCATACATACAGGTAAGACTGAAACACCTCATCATATGCAACAGTACTGATAATGCCCCAACAGCATGAATAGATGTTCTCTAAtcaattattttcttcttctccgcTCTCCAGAGCCTGTTGAATTATCATCATCCAGACAAGGCACCCTGTCTGTCTTGTGTGCCCACACACCTGGCACCAATCTCCATGCTGTACTTCGAAGATGGAAAGATGGTCATGAGGCATCAAGACGACATGGTGGTGGAGGAGTGTGGCTGCCAATGAGGGAAACGCCTGCAGAAGGGAAATCATATAACCCTTCAACTTGTGAACCACGGGACCAAAGGGGTCTACAGCGAGAGTACTGGGATCTCAGAGCGGCAAAGTGGGTGCGTGTCTGCTGGCACAGAGCTGTCCAGGACAGAGACTGCTGATGTGATGCAGGAAGCTTCTAGTATATATCCTGGACGATTCTCTCTAAATTACAGAGCTAAACAGTTATGAAACAGCTTCTGTTTATAGGAAATTATGTGGGACTATAAGCTGTGCCTTTTAATAGCCATGTCTCAAAAGGCACGACATGATCACAGACTTAAGCACTATATTGTCACAGAAACTATGTTGTTTTTATGCTTCAAGACTGAACCTCTAATACCATTGAAATTACAGAATGGTTTACTGTAAGCGCtttaattattatcattatcattattattaatattcttTATTGAGACGTTTGGGTCACATTGACCTATTTGTATATTTGCTATATAGGCCATAATAGAgcaataaattgtttttttttctcttaagcAACTTGACcaaattgtgttttcattttgaaatgttGGTGGTAAAGAAATATTCTTACCTGTTAACAGAAAAACCACACACTAGAATTAAAAGCACAGGAGTTGTTGGGTTTTGGTGTCCAAGGCTGTAGATGGAAATGTCTCACAAACAGCCCCTGActgtacaaacaaacaaacaaacaaacaaacaaacaaacaaacaaacaaacaaacaaacaaacaaacaaacaaacaaacaaacaaacaaacaaacaaacacccagGATCTAGATACTGCTGAACAAAACACTAGAAGGCACTTAGGTCTATTGGGTCTGTGTCATTTGGATTAGAGAAGGCTAATAGTATAAATTCACACCCAAAATTATACATACACCCCCACTAATATTTGGTTGAATGTTCCTTAGTAAGTTCAAAACCAACAAGTTGTTTTTGGTAGCCATATCAAGCACCTGGCATAATTCTGGCTGGATATCTGACCACTCCTCTTGGCAAAATTGGTAGAGTTCATTTGGTTTCCTGGCAAGTACATGGCTTTTAACCGTAGTCTGCAAACTTTCAATTGTGATGATGTTGGGGTTTCAAAAAGGTCACATCAGGAGCTTAATGTCTGCTTTGTTCCAAAATGAGAGATCATGTCCTGTGGAACAGCCAACTATTGACACTATGTCCAAATTTCAACCATCTAACTGCTGATTTGAGGTGAAGTTGAATAATTATGAGATTATTCCATTCACTTTGTGCAATGTAACAGTACCACCAGCAAAACTGCCCAAGGGCATGATGCCAACAGTTGGGACAGTGTTCATAGGTTTGAAAGCCACCTTTACCCTTCCTTAACATAGCTTTTGTTATTGTGACCAAATACCTCAATATTTGTGTTATCTAACTGCAAATTGCAGTCAAACTCGAAGGTGATGATTTTGGAGCAGGGGCTTCTTTCTTGGTCGACACCCTCTCAGTCAATGTTGATATAAAGCTCACGTCACTTTGGACACTGACGCTAATATTTCAGCAGTTTCCACTTCGTGGCAGGCTTGAACTCTGGTGGTTCCTGAGTTTTTCTTGAACATCCTAAACAATTTCCTCTCATCCTGTATTTACATATAATTGTCAGATGGCTGTGGAGTTGGCAGTTGTCTAGAAATGGCTTCAAGAAAC
The Maylandia zebra isolate NMK-2024a linkage group LG7, Mzebra_GT3a, whole genome shotgun sequence DNA segment above includes these coding regions:
- the LOC101470162 gene encoding nodal homolog 2-A, coding for MKRRAVDFAFALLLLVDLVQALAIPKMHPDKLLRGRKARDGGARHAAQRHRFNSLPHYMIHLYRVMLIEDQISTQADSVPHTWNEENLHSSDSVISLVAKSCQQIGRRWSLTFDMSSMSASDIVQLAELRIRLPAFKESSSASIDIYHSHSERCMHCPENRLLLGHLRVHPSSLMSPSSWKVFNMTHIVHRWLQHRGHFAKRMGEEKPEEREQEHELFQHLTADRVIMVVFLKHEAKDQRVPMLIRTAKHSKYAGLGREHVPSRMRSSREKRDQQTQQQREEGGRDAPSDKATQEEKKDHLCRKVDMWVDFEKLGWSEWIVYPKQYNAYRCKGTCPTPVDETYTPTNHAYIQSLLNYHHPDKAPCLSCVPTHLAPISMLYFEDGKMVMRHQDDMVVEECGCQ